The genomic interval GCCTGGTCATCGCCCCCAACCAGACCCTGACGCTCTCCGAGGTGCCGGTGGCCACCGCGGGCAGCGCCGGCGGCACGCTCCAGACCGGGCAGCGCGTCGGCTCCGCGATCGGGATCGCCGCCGTCGGAGCGGTGTTCTTCGCCCAGGTCGGCGGGGACGGCTGGTCCGACGCGTACGACCACGGGCTCATCGTCTCCGTCGCCTTCGTCGTCGGCGCCCTGCTCGTCGCCATCGCCGACGTGGGCGGCGGCCGACGGGGCAGACGGCGTACACAGCACTCCCCACCCGCAGCCGCCTCCTGAGGAGAACGCGATGAACGACTCCGCCGGCACCGACGGCAACAGCTCGTACGGTCACAAGCCCTTCAAGCGCTCCCGCAGCCACTTCGCGGACCGCGTCACCGCCGACGGCCGCGACGGCTGGCCCGTCGAGGCGGGCCGCTACCGGCTCGTCGCCAGCCGGGCCTGCCCCTGGGCCAGCCGCGCCCTGGTCTCCCGCCGGCTGCTCGGCCTGGAGGACGCGCTCTCGCTCGCCGTCGCCGACCCGCTCCAGGACGACCGCAGCTGGCGCTTCACGCTCGACCCGGATGGCCGGGACCCGGTGCTCGGCATCCGCTACCTCAGCGAGGCGTACGACGCCCGCGAGCGCGACTACCCGGGCGGCGTCAGCGTCCCGGCGATCGTCGACGTACCCAGCGGGAAGCTGGTCACCAACGACTACCAGCAGATCACCCTGGACCTCGCCACCGAGTGGACCGCCCTGCACCGCCCCGGCGCGCCCGACCTCTACCCCGAGCCGCTGCGCGCGGAGATCGACGAGGTCATGGAGGGCATCTACCGGGACGTCAACAACGGGGTGTACCGCGCCGGGTTCGCGGACGGCCAGGACACCTACGAGGAGGCGTACGAGGCGCTGTTCCGCCGCCTTGAGCAGATGTCCGAGCGGCTCGCGGACCGGCGCTACCTCGTCGGGGACACCATCACCGAGGCCGACATCCGGTTCTTCACCACCCTGGTCCGCTTCGACGCCGTCTACCACGGCCACTTCAAGTGCAACCGCCGGAAGCTCTCCGAGGACCCGGTGCTGTGGGCGTACGCCAGGGACCTCTACCAGACCCCCGGGTTCGGGGACACGGTCGACTTCCACCACATCAAGCAGCACTACTACCGGGTGCACACCGGCATCAACCCGACCGGCATCGTGCCCGCGGGCCCCGACCTCTCCGGCTGGCTGACCCCGCACCACCGCGAACAGCTCGGCGGCCGCCCCTTCGGCGACGGCACCCCGCCCGGACCCGTGCCGGAGAACGAGGCGATCCCCACCGCCCACCAGCCCTAGGGCGTGATCCCGCCGTGTGTGGCGGGGTCCTGTCGAGTCCGCCCCGCTCACGAGATATCTTGATGTCAAGCAATGTTGCAGACGTGGAGCGGAGCACAGGGTGACTGACTCGACCATCATCTATACACACACCGACGAGGCCCCGGCCCTGGCGACGTATTCGTTCCTGCCCGTGATCGAGGCGTACGCCTCCAAGGCCGGTGTCACCGTCGAGAGCCGGGACATCTCCCTGGCGGGCCGGATCATCGCCGGCTTCCCCGAGCGCCTCCGCGAGGACCAGCGCATCGACGACGCTCTCGCCGAGCTCGGCGAGCTGGCCACCACCCCGGGCGCCAACATCATCAAGCTGCCGAACATCTCGGCCTCCATCCCGCAGCTGAAGGCCGCGATCGCCGAGCTCCAGGCCCAGGGCTACGCCCTCCCGGACTACCCGGACGACCCGAAGACCGACGAGGACAAGGACGTCCGCGCCCGTTACGACAAGGTCAAGGGCAGCGCCGTCAACCCGGTCCTGCGCGAGGGCAACTCCGACCGCCGCGCCCCCGCGTCGGTCAAGAACTACGCCAAGACCCACCCGCACCGCATGGGCGCCTGGACCGCCGACTCGAAGACCAACGTCGCCACCATGGGCGTCGACGACTTCCGTTCCACCGAGAAGTCCGCGGTCATCGCCGAGGCCGGCAACCTGCGCATCGAGCTCGCCGGTGACGACGGCACCACCACCGTCCTGCGCGAGTCCGTCCCGGTCCTCGCGGGCGAGGTCGTGGACGCGTCCGTCATGCGCGTCGCCGCCCTGCGCGAGTTCATCACCGCCCAGATCGCCCGCGCCAAGGCCGAGGGCGTCCTGTTCTCCGTGCACCTCAAGGCCACGATGATGAAGGTCTCCGACCCGATCATCTTCGGCCACGTCGTACGCGCCTTCTTCCCGAAGACCTTCGCCGAGTACGGTGACGTGCTCGCCGCGGCCGGCCTGACCCCGAACGACGGTCTGGGCGGCATCCTCAAGGGCCTGGAGGCCCTGCCCGAGGGCGCGAAGATCAAGGAGTCCTTCGAGGCCGAGCTGGCCGAGGGCCCGGCCCTCGCCATGGTCGACTCCGACAAGGGCATCACCAACCTGCACGTCCCCAGCGACGTCATCGTCGACGCCTCCATGCCGGCCATGATCCGCACCTCCGGCCACATGTGGGGCCCGGACGGCAACGAGGCCGACACCATCGCCGTCCTGCCGGACAGCAGCTACGCCGGTGTCTACCAGGTCGTCATCGACGACTGCCGCGCCAACGGCGCCTTCGACCCGGCCACGATGGGCTCCGTGCCCAACGTCGGCCTCATGGCGCAGAAGGCCGAGGAGTACGGCAGCCACGACAAGACCTTCGAGATCCCCGCCACCGGCACCGTCCGCGTCGTGGACGCGGCCGGCAACGCCGTCCTGGAGCAGGCCGTCGGCGCCGGCGACATCTTCCGCATGTGCCAGACCAAGGACCTGCCGATCCAGGACTGGGTCAAGCTCGCCGTCACCCGCGCCCGCGCGACCGGCAGCCCGGCCGTCTTCTGGCTCGACGCGGACCGCGCGCACGACGCGAAGCTCATCGAGAAGGTCCGGACGTACCTCGCCGAGCACGACACCGAGGGCCTCCGGATCGAGATCATGACCCCGCAGGAGGCCACCGCCTTCTCCCTGGAGCGCATCCGCCGCGGCGAGGACACCATCTCCGTCACCGGCAACGTGCTCCGCGACTACCTGACGGACCTCTTCCCGATCCTGGAGCTCGGCACCAGCGCGAAGATGCTCTCCGTCGTCCCGCTGATGAACGGCGGCGGCCTCTTCGAGACGGGCGCCGGCGGCTCCGCGCCGAAGCACGTGCAGCAGCTCGTCAAGGAGGACTACCTGCGCTGGGACAGCCTGGGCGAGTTCCTGGCCCTCGCCGTCAGCTTCGAGCACCTCGCGCAGACCACGGGCAACGCCCGCGCCCAGGTCCTCGCCGACACGCTGGACCGGGCCACGGCCACGTTCCTCAACGAGGACAAGTCGCCCTCCCGCCGCCTCGGTGGCATCGACAACCGCGGCAGCCACTTCTACCTGTCCCTCTACTGGGCCCAGGAGCTGGCGCAGCAGAACGCCGACGCCGAGCTCGCCGCCGCGTTCGCCCCGCTCGCCAAGACGCTGGCCGAGCAGGAGCAGACGATCGTGGACGAGCTGATCGCGGTCCAGGGCAAGCCGGCCGACATCGGCGGCTACTACCAGCCCGACCCGGCCAAGGCCGCGGCCGTCATGCGCCCGTCCGCGACGTTCAACCAGGCGATCGCGAGCCTCGCCTGACCCGAAGGTCACCCGACGCCCCGGCCGGCCTCCGCCGCGCCGGGGCGTCGGCGTGTCCGGGGCAAGGCGTTCACCCCCCTGACGGGTGAATGTCGCGGCCCGGCGGGTGCCGGGCCGCGCGACGGACCCGCTTCGCTGGTTTGCTGCATCCGGTAACACGGATGCACAAGCGAAGGAGCGGCCCCGTGACGACGACGGGCACACCAGGTACGGCCGAGGACGAGGAGTCGTACTCCAACGAGCTGCCGGTGCGCAGCAGGGAGCCCGGCAACGTCGTCATCAAGTGGGCGACCACCACCGACCACAAGACGATCGGCACGCTCTACCTGGTCACCTCGTTCGCGTTCTTCCTCGGCGGCGGGCTGCTCGCCCTGTTCATGCGCGCCGAACTGGCCCGGCCGGGCATGCAGATCATGTCGAACGAGCAGTACAACCAGGCGTTCACGATGCACGGCACGATCATGCTGCTGATGTTCGCGACGCCCCTGTTCGCCGGCTTCACGAACTGGATCATGCCACTCCAGATCGGCGCGCCCGACGTGGCGTTCCCCCGGCTGAACATGTTCGCCTACTGGCTCTACCTGTTCGGCTCGCTCATCGCGGTGGCCGGCTTCCTCACGCCGAACGGCGCCGCCGACTTCGGCTGGTTCGCCTACTCGCCGCTGACCGACGTGGTCCGCTCGCCCGGCATCGGCGGCGACCTGTGGATCATGGGCCTGGCCTTCTCCGGGTTCGGCACGATTCTCGGCTCGGTCAACTTCGTCACCACGATCATCTGCATGCGCGCCCCCGGCATGACGATGTTCCGGATGCCGATCTTCGTCTGGAACGTCCTGCTGACCGCCGTGCTGGTGCTGCTGGCGTTCCCGGTCCTCGCCGGGGCGCTCCTGGCGCTCGAGGCGGACCGCAAGTTCGGTGCCCATGTCTTCGACGCGGCCAACGGCGGCGCCTTGCTGTGGCAACACCTCTTCTGGTTCTTCGGCCATCCGGAGGTGTACATCATCGCCCTGCCGTTCTTCGGCATCGTCACCGAGATCATCCCGGTCTTCAGCCGCAAGCCGATCTTCGGCTACATCGGCCTGGTGGGAGCGACGACCGCCATCGCCGGGCTCTCGATCACGGTGTGGGCGCACCACATGTACGTCACCGGCGGTGTGCTCCTGCCGTTCTTCTCCTTCATGACGTTCCTCATCGCGGTGCCCACCGGGGTGAAGTTCTTCAACTGGATCGGCACGATGTGGCGGGGCTCGCTCTCCTTCGAGACCCCGATGCTCTGGTCCGTCGGCTTCCTCGTCACGTTCCTCTTCGGCGGCCTGACCGGGGTGATCCTGGCCTCGCCGCCGCTCGACTTCCACGTCTCGGACTCGTACTTCGTGGTGGCGCACTTCCACTACGTCGTCTTCGGCACCGTCGTCTTCGCGATGTTCGCCGGGTTCCACTTCTGGTGGCCGAAGTTCACCGGGAAGCTGCTGGACGAGCGGCTCGGCAAGATCACCTTCTGGACGCTGTTCGTGGGCTTCCACGGCACGTTCCTGGTGCAGCACTGGCTGGGCGCGGAGGGCATGCCCCGCCGGTACGCGGACTACCTCGCCGCGGATGGCTTCACCGCGCTGAACACCATCTCGACCATCGCCTCCTTCCTGCTCGGCCTGTCGATGCTGCCCTTCATCTACAACGTCTGGAAGACCGCCAAGTACGGCAAGAAGATCGAGGTGGACGACCCGTGGGGCTACGGCCGTTCGCTGGAGTGGGCGACCTCCTGCCCGCCGCCCCGGCACAACTTCGTCACCCTGCCCCGTATCCGCTCCGAGTCCCCGGCCTTCGACCTCCACCACCCCGCCGTACGGGAGCTGGAGGAGGCCGCGACCCGGCCCCACACCGCCATGACGGTGGCACCGGGGGACAAGCAGGAGTGAGCGGCGAGAAGAGGCGGCCACCGGCCGACGCGGACGCCGAGAGCGCCCGGGGACTGGCCCAGATGGAGGGCTACCTGCTGTGGAACGCCGAGGTCGAGCAGGCACGCAGGCTCGCCCGCCGTTTCACCGACCAACTGCCCTGGCTCACCACCGCCCAGCGGGAGGACGTGGAGCGGGTCTACACCGCCGAGCGGACCGCCGAATCCCGGGCGGTGCTGACCCGGATCGCCGCCCGCGCCCTGCAACTGCGCGGCGAGTACACCGACCGCTACCGCAGGCTGCGCGCCCGCTGTGTCGCCGCCGCCGTGGTCTGCGCGGGCGCGGCGGGCGGCGCCTGCGGCGTGGTCGGCTACCTGGCCAGGTGAGCCGGCGCGGTCGTCCGTTCTGCCGTCCCAGCAGGCGCACTCGCCGCCCGGTCGTGAAGATGAGAGGTGACGGGCGCGTGTGACGGGGCAGGCGAACGGACGACCGTGCAGACCCCCAGAAGGGACGATCACTGTGGCACGACCCAGGATTCTCGTAGTCGGAGCCGGTTTCGCCGGGGTCGAGTGCGTACGCCGTCTGGAGCGGGGGCTGCGGCCCGGAGAAGCGGACGTCTCGCTCGTCGCCCCGTTCTCGTACCAGCTCTACCTGCCCCTGCTGCCCCAGGTGGCGTCCGGTGTGCTGACCCCGCAGTCCGTCGCGCTCTCGCTGCGCCGCAGCAGCCGCCACCGCACCCGGATCATTCCCGGCGGGGCCATCGGCGTGGACCCCGAGGCGAAGGTGTGCGTGATCCGCAAGATCACCGACGAGATCGTCAACGAACGGTACGACCACCTCGTCCTCAGCCCCGGCAGCGTCACCCGGACCTTCGACATCCCCGGGCTCCTCGACCACGCCCGCGGCATGAAGACGCTGGCCGAGGCGGCCTACGTACGCGACCACGTCATCGCGCAGCTCGACCTCGCGGACGCCAGCGACGACGAGGAGGAGCGGGCGTCCCGGCTCCAGTTCGTCGTGGTCGGCGGTGGTTACGCCGGCACCGAGACCGCGGCCTGCCTCCAGCGGCTCACCACCAGCGCGCTGCGGCACTACCCCCGCCTCGACCCGAAGCTCGTCAAGTGGCACCTGATCGACATCGCCCCGAAGCTCATGCCCGAGCTGGGCGACAAGCTGGGTGCCAGCGCCCTCAAGGTGCTGCGCGACCGGGGCATCGAGGTGTCGCTCGGCGTGTCCGTCGCCGAGGCCGGGCCCGACACCGTGACGTTCACCGACGGCCGGGTGCTGCCCTGCCGGACGCTGATCTGGACCGCCGGGGTCGCCGCCAGCCCGCTGGTCGGCACCTTCGACGCGGAGACCGTGAAGGGCCGGCTCGCCGTCACGCCCGAGATGGTGCTGCCGGGCCACGACGGCATCTTCGCGCTCGGCGACGTGGCCGCCGTGCCCGACCTGGCCAAGGGCGACGGCGCGATCTGCCCGCCCACCGCGCAGCACGCGCAGCGCCAGGGCCGCAAGCTCGCCGACAACCTCCTCGCGAAGCTCCGCAACCAGCCGCTCCAGCCGTACGTCCACAAGGACCTGGGGCTCGTCGTGGACCTCGGCGGGAAGGATGCCGTGTCCAAGCCCCTCGGCATCGAGATGCACGGCATCAGCGCCCAGGCGGTGGCGCGCGGCTACCACTGGTCGGCGCTGCGCACCAACGTGGCCAAGGCCCGCGTCATGGCGAACTGGCTGATCAACGCCACCGCCGGTGACGACTTCGTCCGCACCGGCTTCCAGATGCGCAAACCGGCGACGCTGCGGGACTTTGAATACACCGACAGCTACCTGACCCCGGAGCAGGTCCGGAAGCACACCGCCGCCCTCCACACCCGGATGTGACCGGAAGCGGCGGGCGGCGGCGGCCGCTCAGACCGCCGGGCCGGAGCCCCGGAACGCGTTGAGGATCTCCTCGGCGGCCAGCGTCGCCGGGAGCGTCCCCTCCCGTACCCGGCGCTCCAGGTCCGGCGCCACCGCCCGCACGCCGGGGTGGCCGCGCAGGCTCTCCAGGAGTTCGTCGCGCACCATCGTCCAGGCCCAGTCCACCTGCTGCTCGCTGCGCTTGGCGGCGAGCCGGCCGGTCGACTCCAGCAGTGCCCGGTGCTGTTCCAGCCGCTCCCACAGCGTGTCGAGACCGGTCGACTCGCGGGCGCTGCACGTCAGGACCGGCGGGGTCCACGCCGCGTCCGCCGGGTGCATCAGCCGCAGCGCGCCCGCGAGTTCACGGGCGGCGGCCCGCGCGTCGCGCTCGTGCGGGCCGTCCGCCTTGTTGACGGCGATGGCGTCCGCGAGTTCCAGGACGCCCTTCTTGATGCCCTGCAACTGGTCACCCGTACGCGCCAGGGTCAGCAGCAGGAACGTGTCGACCATATTGGCGACCGCGGTCTCCGACTGGCCGACACCGACGGTCTCCACCAGCACCACGTCGTAGCCCGCCGCCTCCATCACCACGACGGACTCGCGGGTCGCCTTCGCCACCCCGCCCAGCGTGCCGGCGGTGGGGAGGGGCGCACGAAGGCGTTCGGGTCCACCGCCAGCCGCTCCATCCGGGTCTTGTCGCCCAGGATGGAACCGCCCGTCCGGCTGGACGACGGGTCGACCGCCAGCACGGCGACCCGGTGCCCGAGGCCGGTGAGCATGGTGCCGAGCGCGTCGATGAACGTCGACTTGCCGACCCCGGGCACGCCGCTGATGCCGACGCGCCGGGCGTGGCCCGAGTGCGGCAGCAGTCGCCGCAGCAGCTCCTGGGCGAGCGCCCGGTGGTCGGGGCGGGTGGACTCGACGAGGGTGATGGCGCGCGCGATGTGCGCGCGCTTCCCGTCGAGCACGCCCTTCACATAACTGTCGAGATCGATCCTCGGGGCCATCGGTCAGCGGCTCACAGCTCGTGGCCGAGCGCGGACCCGAGCCGCGTCACCAGGTCGTGGGCCGCCTCCGGGATCACGGTCCCGGGCGGGAACACGGCTGCGGCTCCCGCCTCCAGGAGCGCGTCCACGTCCTGCGGCGGAATCACCCCGCCCACCACGATCATGATGTCCTCGCGCCCCTCGGCGGCCAGCTCCTCGCGGAGCGCGGGGACGAGGGTGAGGTGGCCGGCGGCCAGGGACGAGACGCCCACGATGTGCACGTCCGCCTCGACCGCCTGCCGGGCGACCTCGCCCGGGGTCTGGAAGAGCGGGCCGACGTCCACGTCGAAGCCGAGGTCGGCGAAGGCGGTCGCGATCACCTTCTGGCCCCGGTCGTGCCCGTCCTGGCCCATCTTGGCGACCAGGATGCGCGGACGCCGACCCTCGGCCTCCTCGAACGCGTCGACCAGCGCGCGGGTGCGGTCCACGGACGGCGACTCCCCTGCCTCGTTGCGGTACACACCGGAGATCGTACGGATCTGGCCCGCGTGGCGGCCATAGACCTTCTCCAGGGCGTCCGAGATCTCGCCCACGGTCGCCATCGCGCGCGCCGCGTCCACGGCGAGGGCCAGCAGATTGCCCTCCAGGCCGGGGCCCGGATCGCGCTCGGCGGCGGCGGTCAGCGCGCGCAGCGCGTCCTGGCACGCCTGTTCGTCGCGTTCCTCGCGCAGTCGGCGCAGCTTCTCGATCTGCTGGGCGCGGACGGAGGTGTTGTCGACCTTGAGGACGTCGATCTGCTCGTCGGTCTCGACGCGGTATTTGTTGACGCCGATGACGGGCTGGCGGCCGGAGTCGATGCGGGCCTGGGTGCGGGCGGCGGCCTCCTCGATGCGGAGCTTGGGAATGCCGGCGTCGATGGCCTTGGCCATGCCGCCTGCGGCCTCGACCTCCTCGATGTGCTGCCAGGCCCGCCGCGCCAGGTCGTACGTCAGCTTCTCCACGTACGCGCTGCCGCCCCACGGATCGATGACCCGCCCGGTCCCGGACTCCTGCTGAAGGAGGAGCTGGGTGTTGCGGGCGATGCGGGCGGAGAAGTCGGTGGGCAGGGCCAGCGCCTCATCCAGGGCATTGGTGTGCAGCGACTGGGTGTGGCCCTGCGTGGCGGCCATCGCCTCCACACAGGTGCGGGTGACGTTGTTGAAGACGTCCTGCGCGGTCAGCGACCACCCCGAGGTCTGCGAGTGGGTGCGCAGGGAGAGTGATTTGGCGTTCTTCGGGTCGAACTGCTGCACGAGCTTGGCCCAGAGCAGGCGGGCGGCGCGCAGTTTCGCGATCTCCATGAAGAAGTTCATGCCGATCGCCCAGAAGAAGGACAACCGTGGGGCGAACGCGTCGACGTCGAGCCCCGCGTTCTGCCCCGCGCGCAGGTACTCGACGCCGTCGGCCAGGGTGTAGGCCAGCTCCAGATCGGCCGTCGCCCCGGCCTCCTGGATGTGGTAGCCGGAGATGGAGATCGAGTTGTAGCGCGGCATCTTCTGCGAGGTGTACGAGAAGATGTCGGAGATGATCCGCATCGACGGCTTCGGCGGATAGATATAGGTGTTGCGGACCATGAACTCCTTCAGAATGTCGTTCTGAATGGTCCCGGCCAGCTTCTCGGGCGGTACGCCCTGTTCCTCGGCGGCGACGATGTACAGCGCGAGGACCGGCAGCACGGCCCCGTTCATCGTCATCGAGACGGACATCCGGTCGAGCGGGATGCCGTCGAAGAGCTGGCGCATGTCGTAGATCGAGTCGATCGCCACGCCCGCCATGCCGACATCGCCCGTCACGCGGGGGTGGTCGCTGTCGTACCCGCGGTGCGTGGGCAGGTCGAAGGCGACCGAAAGGCCCTTCTGGCCCGCCGCCAGGTTGCGCCGGTAGAAGGCGTTGGACTCCTCGGCCGTCGAGAAACCCGCGTACTGCCGGATCGTCCACGGCTGGTTCACGTACATCGTCGGATACGGGCCCCGCAGATACGGCGCGATCCCCGGGTACGTGCCGAGGAAGTCCAGGCCCTCCACGTCGTGCCCGGTGTACAGCGGCTTGACCGCGATGCCTTCCGGGGTCTCCCACAGCAGGTCGCCCGCCGAGCTGCCGGAGGATTCCTTGACCGCGGCGCGCCACTGGTCCTCGGTGACCTCGGGGGCGCTGCCCGGCCCGAGCCCGATGTCGGAGAAGTCGGGGATACGCATTACGCCACACCCATCCGGTCGAGAAGGGAAGAGAGCACGGCCACCGCGTCGCAGCCGGCGAAGACGTACTCGTCCACACCGTCGTACGCGCCGGGCCGCCCCGCCAGGTACACGCGCCGCGCGCCCGCCGCGACCAGCGCCGCGGCGACCTCCGCCGCCTGTTCGGCGTAGAGCGCGTCGCTGGAGCACAGACACGCCACGTCCGCCCCCGAGGCGGCGAACGCCTCGGCCGCCGTCGACGCGTCCACCCGCACCGGCTCGTGCACCGGCTCGACGCCGCCCGCCTGGAAGAGGTTCGCCGCGAAGGAGACCCGCGCGGTGTGCACCGCCGCCGGGCCCAGCGCGGCGATGAACACGCGCGGCCTGCTCCCGGTCGCCGCGAGATGGGCGTCCGAGCGGACCCGCAGCGCTTCGAACGCCTCGTCGCGCCGGACGACCGGAAGGCCGCCCCGGGCCGGGGCCGCCGGGAACGGCTCGCGCTCCACCGGTCGTTCGGTCAGCAGCGGGAACTCGCTCACCCCGGTCACCGGCTCCTTGCGCCGCGCCAGGTCCTTGCTGCGCGCCGCCCAGGTCGCCGCGATCCGCTCCTCGACAAGACCCGAGCCCAGCGCGGCCGCCTGACCGCCCGCCCGCTCGATCTCCTGGAAGAACGCCCAGGCCGCCTCGGCGAGTTCGTCGGTCAGTCGCTCCACGTACCAGGACCCGCCCGCCGGGTCGATGACCCGGGCCAGGTGCGACTCCTCGAGGAGGATCGTGGAGGTGTTACGGGCGATGCGCCTGGCGAACGCGTCGGGCAGGCCCAGCGCGTGGTCGAACGGCAGCACGGTCACCGCGTCCGCCCCGCCGACGCCCGCACCGAGGCTGGCGAGCGTGGTCCGCAGCATGTTCACCCACGGGTCGCGCCGCGTCATCATGACCGGCGACGTCACCGCGTGCTGCCGCTGCGCCCCGGCGCCGGGAGCCCCGCAGACCTCGGCGACCCGCGCCCACAGCCGGCGTGCCGCCCGCATCTTGGCGATCGTCAGGAACTGGTCGGCGGTGGCCGCGTACCTGAACTCCAGCTGCGCGCACGCCGCTTCGACGCCGAGCCCGGCGTCGGTCAGCGCCCGCAGATAGGCGACGCCCGTCGCCAGCGAGGCGCCCAGCTCCTGGGCAGCCGAGCCGCCCGCCTCGTGGTACGGCATCGCGTCCACGACGACCGCGCGCAGGCCCGGGTACTCCTCGGCGCACCGGCGCGCCCAGCGGACGGCCTCCGTCAGGTCGGGCTCGCCGCCCTCGCGCGCGGCCCGCCCCAGCGGATCGGCGCCGAGGCTGCCCCGTACCTCCCCGGCCGGGACACCGCGCTCGGCGTGCAGCCGCAGCAACTCGGTTGCCGCGGCATCAAGTTCCGCGCCCGGATCCAGGACGATCGGCGCCAGGTCGAGCAGGACGCCGTCGAGTGCCCGGTCCAGACCGGAGACCGGCACGCCGTCGTCGCCTCCCACGGCCAGCCACAACGAGGTGACGCCGTTCTCCAGATCCGCGAGCACGGCCTCGTTGAGCCGGGCGGGATCGGTGAACGCGTGCCGCTGGCGTACGCCCCAGCCGCCCGCCGTTGACCCTTCCGGCTTGCTGCCGCGGGTGAACGGGGCGAAGCCCGGGAGACCGGCATCGGGCGCGTCGTCGCGCGAGGTGTAGAGGGGCCGGGTGATGAGCCCGTCCTCCACCGTGGTGGACAGTGCTTCCTCGGCGGCCGGTCCCGACACGTCCTTGCCCGATTTGCGCAGCACACCTTCGACAAGGCTCTGCCACTGCTCATGGGCGGGGTCAGGGAATCCGGCGGCCAGCGGAAGCCCGTCAGCAGGCTGGACCGTCATGGCCCAGATGCTAGGGCAGCTCCCGGGGAGGAGCAGTGCGTCGGCCTGTGACCTTGCCCTCCCCCAGCGCACTTGATCCTTTACGTACTGTCGCGTAGCCGAGAGAGGAGGTATGCGGGCCTTTGTCGCGGTGCAGCCGTGAATGCCCGAAGTTATGCTGCTGCCAATCCATTCATGCGGAGAGGACGCGCCCGTGACCGTGGGACCTGTGGAATACCTCGTCGTCGCTTTTCCGGGCAGCCGGTTCACCGGCGCCATCGCGCCGGCGCTGGCCGACGCGGTCGCCTCCAAGGCGGTGCGCATCCTCGACCTGACCTTCGTGCAGAGGGCCGAGGACGGCACGATCCAGGCCGTCGAGCTGGACGATCTGGACCCCGACGACCTGGTCTCCTTCGAGCCGGTCGAGGGGGAAGTCAGCGGCATGCTGAACAGCGAGGACATCCGGATGCTCGGCGAGCGCGTTCCGCCGGGCAGCTCCGCCGCGCTCATCGTGTGGGAGGACCTGTGGGCGGTCCCGCTGGCCGAGGCCGTCCGGGCCTCCGGCGGACAGGTCATCGCCCACGAACGGATTCCCGCCGAGGTCGCCGAGGCAGCCGCCTCCGCCGCCGGCCACGACAGCTGACGCCCGCACCGGAAGGGGAACACGCCATGCCGATCTTCCGAGGACCCGGAATG from Streptomyces drozdowiczii carries:
- the ctaD gene encoding aa3-type cytochrome oxidase subunit I: MTTTGTPGTAEDEESYSNELPVRSREPGNVVIKWATTTDHKTIGTLYLVTSFAFFLGGGLLALFMRAELARPGMQIMSNEQYNQAFTMHGTIMLLMFATPLFAGFTNWIMPLQIGAPDVAFPRLNMFAYWLYLFGSLIAVAGFLTPNGAADFGWFAYSPLTDVVRSPGIGGDLWIMGLAFSGFGTILGSVNFVTTIICMRAPGMTMFRMPIFVWNVLLTAVLVLLAFPVLAGALLALEADRKFGAHVFDAANGGALLWQHLFWFFGHPEVYIIALPFFGIVTEIIPVFSRKPIFGYIGLVGATTAIAGLSITVWAHHMYVTGGVLLPFFSFMTFLIAVPTGVKFFNWIGTMWRGSLSFETPMLWSVGFLVTFLFGGLTGVILASPPLDFHVSDSYFVVAHFHYVVFGTVVFAMFAGFHFWWPKFTGKLLDERLGKITFWTLFVGFHGTFLVQHWLGAEGMPRRYADYLAADGFTALNTISTIASFLLGLSMLPFIYNVWKTAKYGKKIEVDDPWGYGRSLEWATSCPPPRHNFVTLPRIRSESPAFDLHHPAVRELEEAATRPHTAMTVAPGDKQE
- a CDS encoding glutathione S-transferase family protein, with the translated sequence MNDSAGTDGNSSYGHKPFKRSRSHFADRVTADGRDGWPVEAGRYRLVASRACPWASRALVSRRLLGLEDALSLAVADPLQDDRSWRFTLDPDGRDPVLGIRYLSEAYDARERDYPGGVSVPAIVDVPSGKLVTNDYQQITLDLATEWTALHRPGAPDLYPEPLRAEIDEVMEGIYRDVNNGVYRAGFADGQDTYEEAYEALFRRLEQMSERLADRRYLVGDTITEADIRFFTTLVRFDAVYHGHFKCNRRKLSEDPVLWAYARDLYQTPGFGDTVDFHHIKQHYYRVHTGINPTGIVPAGPDLSGWLTPHHREQLGGRPFGDGTPPGPVPENEAIPTAHQP
- a CDS encoding NADP-dependent isocitrate dehydrogenase, with product MTDSTIIYTHTDEAPALATYSFLPVIEAYASKAGVTVESRDISLAGRIIAGFPERLREDQRIDDALAELGELATTPGANIIKLPNISASIPQLKAAIAELQAQGYALPDYPDDPKTDEDKDVRARYDKVKGSAVNPVLREGNSDRRAPASVKNYAKTHPHRMGAWTADSKTNVATMGVDDFRSTEKSAVIAEAGNLRIELAGDDGTTTVLRESVPVLAGEVVDASVMRVAALREFITAQIARAKAEGVLFSVHLKATMMKVSDPIIFGHVVRAFFPKTFAEYGDVLAAAGLTPNDGLGGILKGLEALPEGAKIKESFEAELAEGPALAMVDSDKGITNLHVPSDVIVDASMPAMIRTSGHMWGPDGNEADTIAVLPDSSYAGVYQVVIDDCRANGAFDPATMGSVPNVGLMAQKAEEYGSHDKTFEIPATGTVRVVDAAGNAVLEQAVGAGDIFRMCQTKDLPIQDWVKLAVTRARATGSPAVFWLDADRAHDAKLIEKVRTYLAEHDTEGLRIEIMTPQEATAFSLERIRRGEDTISVTGNVLRDYLTDLFPILELGTSAKMLSVVPLMNGGGLFETGAGGSAPKHVQQLVKEDYLRWDSLGEFLALAVSFEHLAQTTGNARAQVLADTLDRATATFLNEDKSPSRRLGGIDNRGSHFYLSLYWAQELAQQNADAELAAAFAPLAKTLAEQEQTIVDELIAVQGKPADIGGYYQPDPAKAAAVMRPSATFNQAIASLA
- a CDS encoding NAD(P)/FAD-dependent oxidoreductase, with the protein product MARPRILVVGAGFAGVECVRRLERGLRPGEADVSLVAPFSYQLYLPLLPQVASGVLTPQSVALSLRRSSRHRTRIIPGGAIGVDPEAKVCVIRKITDEIVNERYDHLVLSPGSVTRTFDIPGLLDHARGMKTLAEAAYVRDHVIAQLDLADASDDEEERASRLQFVVVGGGYAGTETAACLQRLTTSALRHYPRLDPKLVKWHLIDIAPKLMPELGDKLGASALKVLRDRGIEVSLGVSVAEAGPDTVTFTDGRVLPCRTLIWTAGVAASPLVGTFDAETVKGRLAVTPEMVLPGHDGIFALGDVAAVPDLAKGDGAICPPTAQHAQRQGRKLADNLLAKLRNQPLQPYVHKDLGLVVDLGGKDAVSKPLGIEMHGISAQAVARGYHWSALRTNVAKARVMANWLINATAGDDFVRTGFQMRKPATLRDFEYTDSYLTPEQVRKHTAALHTRM